A genomic stretch from Telmatocola sphagniphila includes:
- a CDS encoding TolC family protein, producing MRYRHIAFCLPAVLCLYSMTGQAQEPSPILPLPKVPDQKNPTPLPTGDQKKELSFPSKFKADESLTMSGSTPPKSGGQPITLREAILIANSQAIDNRVADAQIGVASALYQGARALWLPNIDVGADYYYHSGPFSNISTGAIETNTRETLMYGVGFVAVVATNDAVFAPRAARNVLESRYSDKQAVNNDVSLEVCEIYFQVLQYQYELAAQKVLVAQAEELVRQVSAMAEGLVPDVEINRAKVELARRKQTVANTEGQYYIAMAELVRILRLPPGESLALKEAIDFRLQVVDPNLPLKELIQIALMHRPELASQSALVRASVERLRQERTRPLMPIVLARPASTSPPGTLGIGSFGGGSYSNSDFGSRVDYDFQLVWELQNLGFGNRAKIRQRRSENEVAVLTLLRAQDQVAADVSQAYASVNAARTRLDVAIPAYIEAKRNLEKNFEGLPQTKRVGNLLVLIIRPQEVVAAIQAMSQAIVDYHASLAEYNRAEFRLNRALGNSVAPLLEEGAK from the coding sequence ATGCGGTATCGGCATATAGCTTTTTGTTTGCCGGCAGTTTTATGCCTTTATTCCATGACGGGACAAGCTCAGGAACCCAGCCCCATTTTGCCCCTTCCGAAAGTGCCGGATCAGAAGAATCCAACACCCCTTCCAACCGGAGACCAAAAGAAAGAGCTTTCTTTCCCCTCCAAATTCAAAGCCGATGAATCGCTCACGATGTCGGGATCGACCCCTCCAAAATCCGGAGGGCAGCCGATCACGCTGAGAGAGGCGATTCTCATCGCTAATAGTCAGGCGATCGACAACCGGGTGGCGGATGCCCAGATCGGCGTGGCCAGTGCGCTGTACCAGGGAGCTCGAGCGCTCTGGTTGCCGAACATCGACGTCGGAGCGGACTACTATTACCATTCCGGCCCTTTCTCGAACATCTCCACCGGAGCGATTGAGACTAACACTCGGGAAACCCTGATGTATGGTGTCGGTTTCGTAGCCGTGGTGGCCACCAATGATGCGGTATTTGCGCCCCGCGCTGCCCGCAACGTTTTGGAATCTCGATACTCCGATAAGCAGGCTGTTAACAACGATGTGTCGCTGGAGGTGTGTGAGATTTACTTCCAGGTGCTGCAGTACCAATACGAATTGGCCGCACAAAAAGTCCTGGTTGCTCAGGCGGAAGAATTGGTTCGCCAGGTTTCCGCGATGGCGGAAGGTCTGGTGCCCGATGTCGAAATCAACCGTGCCAAAGTCGAACTGGCGCGACGCAAACAGACTGTCGCTAATACCGAAGGGCAGTATTACATCGCCATGGCCGAGCTGGTCCGAATTTTGAGGCTTCCTCCCGGCGAATCGCTGGCTTTGAAAGAAGCTATCGATTTTCGCCTTCAAGTGGTGGATCCCAATTTGCCTTTGAAAGAACTGATTCAAATAGCCTTAATGCATCGTCCCGAACTGGCTTCACAATCTGCCTTGGTGAGAGCATCGGTCGAGCGTTTAAGACAGGAACGAACCCGCCCATTGATGCCGATAGTTCTCGCAAGACCGGCTTCCACTTCTCCTCCGGGAACCCTGGGAATCGGAAGCTTTGGTGGCGGCAGCTACAGCAACAGCGATTTCGGCAGCCGTGTCGATTATGACTTTCAGCTGGTCTGGGAACTGCAGAACTTGGGATTTGGCAACCGGGCCAAAATTCGGCAGAGACGATCTGAAAATGAAGTGGCCGTGCTGACCCTGTTGCGGGCACAAGATCAAGTGGCCGCCGATGTGTCGCAAGCTTACGCCTCCGTGAACGCGGCTCGTACTCGGCTGGATGTGGCCATCCCCGCCTACATCGAAGCCAAGCGAAACTTGGAGAAGAACTTCGAAGGACTGCCGCAAACCAAACGAGTGGGTAACTTGCTGGTGCTGATCATCCGTCCTCAGGAAGTGGTGGCGGCGATCCAAGCCATGAGCCAGGCCATCGTCGATTATCATGCTTCGCTGGCCGAATACAACCGGGCGGAATTCCGACTGAACCGGGCGCTGGGTAATTCGGTTGCTCCCCTTCTGGAAGAAGGAGCCAAATAG
- a CDS encoding efflux RND transporter permease subunit yields MKALDLAFRHPVAVMVAMLGIAFASLFAVSRMRTDVFPDLNLPVIYVAQPYGGMDPAQMEGLISSYYEYAFLYMNGIDHVESRNIQNLALLKLYFHPGTNMAQAMAEAGIYANRAKAYFPPGTVTPFIIRLDASSVPVAYLTLSSESRAIKELSDLMLFRLRPILASLPGASAPQPFGGSLRSIIVSLDPERLRAYNLSPQDVASALSNGNIITPSGNARIKDQMPIVSVNSIVVDPQDLGNIPIKVEEHVYLRDLLKGKIEDGMDIPSGWALVNGRRAVYMPILKTGDASTLTVVNELKENLAQMQSVLPEDVKLSLEFDQSPYVTGAVSGVVEESALGALLTGLMVLLFLRDWRSVIVVVLTIPLALMGAVVGLWATGQTINLMTLGGLSLAVGILVDEGTVVIENIHSQMEIQPTTARAILVGTSETMVPNMLAMLCILAVFLPSFLMEGAARGLFVPLAISVGFAMITAFALSITFVPVLSVWLLKHIEVDEHQVHGTFSFETFRLFYARTVGRILPRRKFIVPIYLVIMASLLVLFGSQVGREIAPQVDSGQFQMRIKAPTGTRLELTEELTRESLEVIKDVVGEENLAISVAYVGTTAPTYTANAIYLWTSGTDQAVVRVALKKDSGLRVEAIKERLRTELNDRLSGWLKNRLIQYGISPELADQRITQLKFSFEPADVVNQVMSFGASTPIEVAVSGPFQTENRQYAEKVAAKLSEITSLRDLQFVQANDYPRIKVEVDRERAGLAGLTVSEAASSLIAATYSSRYANVVFWADPTSGIGYQVQVQVPPARMNSMAEVGEIPVKSTDEGGLVLLRDVARIEKGTMPEEYDRINQKRMVTLTANVVGEDLGRAADKIAEAIKEAGDAPRGAKIEVRGQVPPMLQMFSGLATGLGLAVIVVFLMLTAYFQSLRLALVSVATTPAVVAGVSIALYSTGTTLNIESFMGAIMAIGVAVANAILLVTFAERDRQAGVGSSEAARTGAEERLRPILMTSCAMIAGMVPMALGMGEGGEQTAPLGRAVIGGLLFATFTTLLVLPAVFAIVMHKCPIGSSSLDPDDPESKFFLTRRLKQAKAKLTARKPTKQKKPAVSTTH; encoded by the coding sequence ATGAAGGCACTCGATTTAGCATTCAGACATCCCGTCGCCGTGATGGTCGCGATGCTGGGTATTGCTTTTGCCAGTTTGTTCGCGGTCTCTCGCATGCGAACCGATGTTTTCCCCGATCTCAACCTTCCCGTGATTTACGTCGCCCAGCCCTATGGGGGCATGGATCCCGCCCAGATGGAAGGTCTGATTTCCAGCTATTACGAATATGCCTTCCTCTACATGAATGGCATCGACCACGTCGAATCCCGCAACATTCAGAACCTGGCCTTACTAAAGCTCTATTTTCACCCGGGTACCAACATGGCTCAGGCCATGGCAGAAGCCGGGATTTATGCCAATCGAGCCAAAGCCTATTTTCCTCCGGGTACCGTTACGCCTTTCATTATCCGTTTGGACGCTTCCAGTGTCCCCGTGGCGTATTTGACACTCTCCAGTGAGTCGCGCGCGATCAAGGAACTTTCGGACTTAATGCTCTTCCGGTTGCGGCCGATTCTGGCCAGTCTACCTGGAGCTTCCGCACCGCAACCGTTCGGCGGTAGTTTGAGAAGCATCATCGTAAGTCTCGATCCGGAACGATTGCGAGCGTACAACCTATCTCCTCAAGACGTAGCCAGCGCGCTCAGCAACGGCAACATCATCACCCCATCCGGTAACGCCCGCATCAAAGATCAGATGCCGATCGTTTCGGTGAATTCGATCGTGGTCGATCCGCAGGATTTGGGAAATATTCCCATCAAGGTGGAGGAACACGTTTATCTCCGCGACTTGCTGAAGGGCAAAATCGAGGATGGTATGGACATACCATCCGGCTGGGCTCTGGTGAATGGTCGCCGAGCGGTTTACATGCCGATCCTCAAAACCGGGGATGCCTCGACATTGACCGTAGTGAATGAACTCAAAGAAAATCTGGCTCAGATGCAGTCGGTACTCCCCGAGGACGTCAAACTTTCTCTCGAATTCGATCAATCCCCTTATGTGACCGGGGCCGTCAGCGGCGTCGTCGAAGAATCTGCCCTGGGTGCCCTGTTAACCGGTTTAATGGTACTTCTGTTTCTGCGGGATTGGCGGAGTGTCATCGTCGTCGTTTTGACGATTCCCTTGGCTCTGATGGGCGCGGTCGTAGGGCTTTGGGCAACCGGCCAGACGATTAACCTGATGACGCTCGGCGGCTTATCCCTGGCCGTGGGAATTCTGGTTGATGAAGGTACGGTCGTCATCGAGAATATCCATTCTCAAATGGAAATCCAGCCCACTACGGCCCGAGCCATTCTAGTCGGGACTTCGGAAACAATGGTTCCGAATATGCTGGCCATGCTCTGCATTCTCGCCGTTTTCTTACCCTCGTTTTTGATGGAAGGAGCGGCGCGCGGACTCTTTGTTCCGCTGGCCATTTCCGTTGGCTTCGCGATGATCACCGCCTTTGCGCTTTCCATCACCTTTGTACCGGTTCTCTCCGTTTGGCTTCTGAAGCACATCGAGGTGGATGAACATCAAGTACACGGGACCTTCTCCTTCGAAACATTCCGACTCTTCTATGCCCGAACGGTCGGGAGAATTTTACCTCGAAGAAAATTCATCGTACCAATCTACCTGGTCATTATGGCGAGTTTGCTGGTACTATTCGGAAGCCAGGTCGGACGAGAAATTGCGCCGCAGGTGGACTCCGGCCAATTTCAAATGCGCATTAAAGCTCCTACCGGAACGCGACTCGAACTCACTGAAGAGTTGACTCGGGAATCGCTGGAAGTCATCAAGGACGTCGTTGGCGAAGAAAACCTGGCTATCTCGGTGGCGTATGTCGGCACAACCGCACCAACTTACACCGCTAATGCAATCTACTTGTGGACCAGCGGAACCGATCAGGCCGTGGTTCGAGTGGCATTGAAAAAAGATAGCGGTCTGCGAGTCGAAGCGATCAAAGAACGCTTGAGAACGGAATTGAATGACCGCCTGAGTGGTTGGCTCAAAAACCGACTAATCCAATACGGCATATCCCCCGAACTCGCGGACCAGCGAATTACCCAGCTGAAATTCTCCTTCGAACCGGCCGATGTGGTGAATCAAGTGATGAGCTTTGGGGCTTCAACGCCCATTGAAGTTGCCGTGAGCGGTCCGTTCCAAACCGAAAATCGACAGTACGCCGAAAAGGTCGCCGCTAAGCTGAGTGAGATTACCTCTTTGCGAGACCTTCAATTCGTTCAGGCTAACGACTACCCGCGTATTAAAGTGGAAGTCGATCGAGAGCGGGCAGGTCTGGCGGGATTGACGGTGTCTGAAGCGGCCTCATCGCTGATCGCCGCCACCTATTCCAGCCGTTACGCGAACGTCGTTTTCTGGGCCGATCCCACTAGCGGCATCGGCTATCAGGTCCAGGTACAAGTTCCTCCTGCCCGAATGAATTCAATGGCAGAAGTGGGTGAAATTCCTGTAAAATCAACGGATGAAGGCGGCTTGGTTCTACTTCGAGACGTTGCACGTATCGAAAAAGGGACGATGCCTGAGGAATACGACCGTATTAATCAGAAGCGTATGGTTACTCTCACGGCCAACGTGGTGGGAGAAGATCTCGGTCGGGCCGCGGATAAGATTGCCGAAGCCATTAAAGAAGCAGGAGATGCGCCGCGCGGTGCTAAGATCGAGGTTCGCGGTCAAGTGCCTCCCATGCTGCAAATGTTCAGCGGGCTGGCCACAGGTCTGGGCTTGGCCGTGATCGTGGTTTTCTTGATGCTAACCGCTTATTTTCAATCGCTGCGGCTTGCGCTCGTATCGGTCGCTACAACGCCAGCGGTTGTTGCGGGGGTTTCGATCGCCCTGTATTCGACCGGGACCACTCTCAACATTGAATCCTTCATGGGTGCCATCATGGCCATCGGCGTTGCTGTGGCTAACGCGATTCTCCTCGTGACTTTTGCCGAGCGGGATCGGCAGGCGGGAGTGGGTTCTTCGGAAGCCGCCAGAACCGGTGCGGAGGAACGACTCCGGCCGATTTTGATGACGAGTTGTGCGATGATTGCGGGGATGGTTCCCATGGCCCTGGGGATGGGAGAAGGTGGCGAGCAAACTGCTCCCCTGGGTCGAGCTGTGATTGGGGGCCTGCTCTTCGCCACTTTCACAACGCTTCTGGTACTACCGGCGGTCTTCGCCATCGTCATGCACAAATGCCCGATTGGATCTTCCTCGCTGGATCCCGATGATCCGGAGAGTAAGTTTTTCCTAACTCGACGCCTCAAACAGGCAAAAGCAAAATTGACGGCTCGGAAGCCTACTAAACAAAAAAAACCGGCAGTTAGCACTACTCACTAA
- a CDS encoding efflux RND transporter periplasmic adaptor subunit has translation MDVLTEPKSGNGAHLGAKFVWILLATLPILSSGCGKKVAAKAIVEIRQVEVTNPVRANITRLIEQPGFLRPYEETPIYTKIAGYVDQVNVDIGDHVTKNSALAKLWVPEMVQTLHVKEAMIKQAEADVNQSKEAANSAKAFVVAAKARIQEAIAGVNRSKADVERWQLEYDRGRKLSTSGVYDRQTLEETQSQLRSTQAIEEEARAKLETARANFEQSSAQFHKAEADIESASARLLVAKADFNQWKDWLAYSEIRAPFDGIITLRNVHTGHFLQPSASGSSIATAHPLFTMMRTDIMRLAVQIPEKDAVLVKEGDPALIRFQALPGKEFTDKITRFSWSLDEHSRTLTAEIHLKNTKNELRPGMYANVTISAILPDAMKLPPEAVLTDGDISYCFRVENGKARKTILRLGVQTTDAVQVLQMLSEEPKPNLPIKWETITGKEQIVTSNPGSLVDGQNVEVKIAKQ, from the coding sequence ATGGACGTTCTCACAGAACCAAAATCTGGGAATGGCGCCCACTTGGGCGCGAAATTTGTCTGGATCCTTCTCGCCACTTTGCCAATCCTCAGCAGCGGCTGCGGTAAGAAAGTCGCCGCTAAGGCGATCGTAGAGATTCGCCAGGTAGAAGTCACCAATCCGGTACGTGCCAATATCACTCGTTTGATTGAACAGCCGGGATTTTTACGGCCGTACGAAGAAACTCCGATTTACACCAAGATCGCCGGCTACGTCGATCAGGTTAACGTCGATATTGGTGATCACGTCACCAAAAACTCGGCGCTGGCCAAACTCTGGGTGCCGGAAATGGTCCAGACCCTTCATGTGAAGGAGGCCATGATTAAGCAGGCCGAGGCGGACGTCAATCAATCCAAGGAAGCTGCCAACTCGGCCAAGGCTTTCGTCGTGGCGGCCAAAGCTCGCATCCAGGAAGCCATTGCCGGTGTCAATCGGTCCAAGGCGGATGTCGAACGGTGGCAATTGGAATACGATCGAGGTCGAAAATTGTCTACATCCGGCGTATACGACAGACAGACTCTCGAAGAAACGCAAAGCCAACTGCGTTCTACTCAAGCCATCGAGGAAGAAGCCCGAGCGAAACTGGAAACAGCCCGCGCCAATTTCGAACAATCGAGTGCTCAGTTCCATAAAGCTGAGGCGGATATCGAATCGGCTTCCGCTCGATTACTAGTGGCCAAGGCCGATTTTAATCAGTGGAAGGATTGGCTGGCCTACTCCGAAATTCGGGCTCCTTTCGATGGTATCATTACGCTTCGAAATGTTCACACGGGGCACTTCCTGCAACCTTCGGCATCGGGTTCATCCATTGCCACGGCTCATCCTTTATTCACCATGATGAGAACCGATATTATGCGGCTCGCCGTTCAGATACCGGAGAAAGACGCTGTTTTGGTCAAAGAAGGCGATCCGGCTCTGATTCGATTTCAGGCCCTTCCAGGAAAAGAATTCACCGATAAAATCACTCGTTTCTCCTGGTCTTTGGATGAACACTCCCGAACTCTCACCGCTGAGATTCATCTGAAGAATACCAAAAATGAACTTCGGCCCGGCATGTATGCCAACGTCACCATCTCCGCAATACTTCCGGATGCTATGAAATTGCCCCCCGAAGCGGTGCTGACCGATGGCGATATCAGCTACTGCTTCCGCGTGGAAAATGGTAAGGCTCGAAAGACGATTCTTCGGCTTGGGGTTCAGACGACGGACGCCGTTCAGGTTCTCCAAATGTTATCCGAAGAACCCAAACCAAACCTTCCAATCAAATGGGAAACCATCACAGGAAAAGAGCAGATCGTCACCTCCAATCCGGGCTCACTCGTCGATGGTCAAAATGTGGAAGTGAAGATAGCTAAACAGTAA
- a CDS encoding efflux RND transporter permease subunit yields MKPIEIAMRSPMAIMVAMVSIIFGSVFAVTRMRIDVFPDLNLPVIYVAQPYGGMDPAQMEGLISSYYEYAFLYMNGIDHVESRNIQNLALIKIYFHPGTDMAQAMAEAGIYANRAKAFFPPGTVTPFIIRLDASSVPVAYLTLSSETREIKELSDLMLFRLRPILASLPGASAPQPFGGSLRSIIVSLDPERLRAYNLSPQDVATALSKGNTITPSGNARIKDQMPIVSVNSIVVDPQDLGNIPIKPEVHVYLRDLLKGKIEDGMDIASGWALVNGRRAVYMPILKTGDSSTLSVVNEIKENLEQMQSVLPKDVKLTLEFDQSPAVTNGVKGVLAQSSLGALLTGLIILLFLRDWRSVVVVVLTIPLALMGAVVGLFATGQTINLMTLGGLSLAVGILVSSATVVVENIHTRMAYSESIAEAAKDGTQETLVPALLALLCILAVFLPSFLMEGAARGLFVPLAIAVGFAMITAFGLSVTFVPVLSVWVMKLIPENPNSKSGRFSFARLRSFYEGLVGRFLNIRRLMIPTYLLISLALIAVVGSQVGREIAPQVDAGQFQMRISAPTGTRLEITEDLTRQALEVIKAKIGEDNIAISVSYIGTTAPTFTANAVYLWTAGTDQAVVRISLRPEAGLRVEDVEEILRKELSEKLIGWLSNKLVDAGVTREVAIQRAGRLTFSFEPADVVNQVMSFGAATPLEISVSGPYQAENRAYAEKVAAKLSEISTLRDLRFVQANDYPRIKVEVDRERAGLAGLTVSEAASSLIAATYSSRYATVVFWADPNSGIGYQVQVQVPPARMNSMSEVGEIPVKATSQGGSVLLRDVARIETGTMPEEYDRINQKRMVTITANVVGDDLGRAADKIAEAIKEVGEPPRGARIEIGGQVPAMKLMFSGLAFGLVLAIGVVFLLLTAYFQSIRLAIVSLASTPAVVAGVALTLYLTHTTLNIESFMGAIMAVGVSVANAILFVTFAERERQAGLGAAQAAKTGAADRFRAILMMSCAMIAGMIPMALGMGEGGEQTAPLGRAVVGGLVFTTFTTLLILPSIFALVMGKSAIGSSSLHPDDPDSKYFSHEAMPVGAHTPAVHQSAVEVIDDSIFPPEGTDESADSNPNSSPLDERKTDSETDKPKE; encoded by the coding sequence ATGAAACCGATTGAAATCGCCATGCGCAGTCCCATGGCCATCATGGTCGCGATGGTATCCATTATCTTCGGAAGTGTCTTTGCCGTTACGCGCATGCGGATCGATGTTTTCCCCGATCTTAACCTTCCCGTGATTTATGTGGCTCAACCTTACGGCGGCATGGATCCCGCCCAAATGGAAGGTCTGATCTCGAGCTACTACGAGTACGCCTTTCTTTACATGAACGGCATCGATCACGTCGAATCGCGGAATATCCAGAACCTCGCTCTGATCAAAATCTACTTCCACCCGGGCACGGACATGGCTCAAGCCATGGCCGAGGCGGGAATTTATGCCAACCGTGCCAAAGCCTTCTTCCCGCCCGGGACCGTGACCCCATTTATCATTCGGCTGGATGCTTCGAGCGTACCCGTCGCTTACCTGACACTGTCCAGCGAAACCCGGGAAATCAAAGAACTTTCCGACCTGATGCTGTTCCGGTTGCGACCCATTCTCGCCAGTCTTCCCGGGGCCTCGGCTCCTCAGCCGTTCGGCGGAAGTCTGCGCAGTATCATCGTGAGCCTCGATCCGGAGAGATTGCGAGCCTACAACCTCTCCCCTCAAGATGTGGCCACGGCGCTTTCCAAAGGGAACACGATTACTCCGTCCGGTAACGCCCGCATCAAAGACCAGATGCCGATCGTCTCCGTGAATTCCATCGTGGTCGACCCGCAGGATTTGGGAAACATTCCGATCAAGCCCGAAGTTCACGTTTACCTGCGGGATTTGTTGAAGGGAAAAATCGAAGACGGTATGGACATCGCTTCGGGATGGGCTCTGGTGAATGGACGTCGGGCCGTGTACATGCCGATCTTAAAAACCGGCGACTCTTCCACTTTGAGCGTTGTGAATGAGATCAAAGAAAACCTGGAACAGATGCAGTCGGTGTTGCCCAAGGATGTGAAGCTGACTCTCGAATTCGATCAATCCCCTGCCGTTACCAATGGCGTCAAAGGCGTTCTTGCGCAATCTAGTCTGGGTGCTTTATTGACCGGGCTAATCATCTTGCTGTTCCTGAGAGACTGGCGAAGCGTTGTCGTAGTCGTACTCACCATTCCGCTGGCTTTGATGGGAGCAGTCGTTGGTCTATTCGCCACCGGGCAAACTATCAACCTGATGACACTCGGGGGACTGTCGCTCGCCGTCGGTATCTTGGTGAGTTCCGCCACGGTTGTGGTTGAGAACATTCATACTCGGATGGCCTACTCGGAGTCCATCGCCGAGGCGGCCAAAGATGGTACCCAAGAGACTCTCGTTCCCGCCTTGCTCGCATTGCTCTGCATCCTGGCCGTATTTTTGCCTTCGTTCTTGATGGAAGGTGCGGCCCGCGGTTTGTTCGTTCCGTTAGCAATCGCGGTAGGTTTCGCCATGATCACGGCCTTTGGGCTTTCAGTCACATTCGTTCCCGTGCTTTCAGTCTGGGTTATGAAGCTAATTCCGGAGAATCCCAATTCGAAGTCAGGTCGATTTTCGTTCGCCCGTCTGCGGAGCTTCTACGAAGGGTTGGTCGGTAGGTTCCTGAACATTCGAAGATTAATGATTCCGACCTACCTTTTAATCAGTTTGGCTCTCATTGCCGTGGTGGGATCGCAGGTGGGTCGGGAAATTGCGCCTCAAGTCGATGCCGGTCAATTTCAAATGCGTATTTCCGCTCCGACCGGAACCCGACTGGAAATCACCGAGGATCTGACCCGGCAGGCGCTCGAGGTGATCAAAGCGAAAATCGGTGAAGATAATATTGCGATTTCCGTTTCTTATATCGGGACGACCGCACCCACATTCACGGCCAACGCCGTGTATCTTTGGACCGCCGGTACCGATCAGGCGGTGGTCCGAATTTCCTTAAGACCCGAGGCGGGTCTTCGAGTGGAGGATGTCGAAGAAATATTACGAAAAGAATTGAGCGAAAAGCTAATCGGCTGGTTGTCGAATAAACTCGTAGATGCGGGGGTTACACGAGAAGTGGCCATCCAACGGGCCGGCCGTTTGACGTTTTCTTTCGAACCGGCTGACGTGGTTAACCAGGTTATGAGCTTCGGCGCAGCGACTCCCCTCGAAATCTCCGTCAGTGGACCTTACCAGGCAGAAAACCGGGCTTATGCGGAGAAAGTCGCCGCAAAGTTGAGTGAGATTTCCACTTTGCGGGATCTCCGCTTCGTTCAAGCCAATGACTACCCGCGTATCAAAGTGGAAGTCGATCGGGAACGTGCCGGATTGGCTGGCCTTACCGTTTCGGAAGCGGCTTCCTCACTGATCGCCGCCACCTATTCCAGTCGCTATGCTACAGTGGTGTTTTGGGCGGATCCAAATAGCGGTATCGGTTACCAGGTCCAGGTTCAGGTGCCTCCCGCCCGAATGAACTCGATGTCCGAAGTCGGCGAAATTCCTGTGAAAGCCACCTCTCAAGGGGGATCGGTTTTACTGAGAGACGTTGCTCGCATCGAAACTGGAACGATGCCGGAAGAATACGATCGTATTAATCAGAAGCGCATGGTCACAATCACGGCCAACGTCGTGGGTGATGATCTGGGACGAGCCGCAGATAAAATCGCCGAAGCTATTAAAGAAGTGGGCGAACCTCCCCGTGGAGCACGTATTGAAATCGGCGGCCAGGTTCCCGCGATGAAATTGATGTTTAGCGGCCTCGCCTTCGGTTTGGTTCTCGCCATCGGCGTGGTGTTTCTGCTCTTAACCGCTTACTTCCAGTCGATACGCCTTGCTATCGTCTCGCTCGCCTCAACGCCAGCGGTAGTCGCAGGAGTCGCGCTCACTTTGTATCTGACGCACACGACGCTGAATATCGAATCGTTCATGGGAGCAATCATGGCGGTTGGCGTCTCGGTGGCGAATGCGATCCTTTTCGTGACTTTCGCGGAACGGGAAAGACAAGCCGGTTTGGGTGCTGCCCAGGCAGCAAAGACCGGCGCGGCGGATCGTTTCCGAGCTATACTGATGATGAGTTGCGCGATGATCGCCGGGATGATTCCCATGGCATTGGGTATGGGAGAAGGGGGAGAACAAACCGCTCCGCTGGGTCGAGCGGTAGTCGGCGGGTTGGTCTTCACCACTTTCACCACCTTGCTGATACTGCCTTCCATTTTTGCCTTGGTAATGGGTAAGAGTGCAATCGGTTCTTCTTCTCTGCACCCCGATGATCCCGATAGCAAGTATTTCTCGCACGAAGCAATGCCGGTCGGTGCGCATACCCCGGCCGTACATCAATCGGCCGTGGAAGTTATTGATGACTCGATATTCCCGCCCGAGGGAACTGACGAATCTGCTGATTCCAATCCCAATTCGTCGCCCTTAGATGAACGAAAAACTGATTCTGAAACCGATAAGCCTAAGGAGTAA